From Streptomyces sp. NBC_01426, a single genomic window includes:
- a CDS encoding helix-turn-helix domain-containing protein, whose protein sequence is MTGKSQLGDFLQARRSQLRPEDVGVPTYGERRRVPGLRREELALLAGVSASYYTRLEQGQSLSASSEVLDAIAGALRLDDSERRYLHDLVRADKRRTQGRRPAPERVTEATAQLLDVLADVPAIVLGLRSDVLAWNRLGHALFAGHLDRGAPDLPGQRPNMARLVFLDCHTRDLYADWPSKARAVVGNLRVVAAQHPQDTALHALLGELSAKSAEFSSMWADHRVRECTVATYEMRHPLIGPLTVVQQTMSHGSGPHTVVATTEAGSPSRAAVALLAQTITQDTVAADPVRRGPRAGTA, encoded by the coding sequence ATGACCGGAAAATCGCAGCTCGGGGACTTCCTGCAGGCGCGGCGCTCCCAGCTGCGCCCCGAGGACGTCGGGGTGCCCACCTATGGGGAGCGCCGACGTGTACCGGGTCTCCGGCGCGAGGAGTTGGCACTGCTGGCGGGGGTCAGCGCCTCCTACTACACCCGCCTGGAACAGGGGCAGTCGCTGAGCGCGTCGTCCGAGGTATTGGACGCGATCGCCGGGGCTCTGCGGCTGGACGATTCCGAGCGGCGGTACCTGCACGACCTGGTCCGGGCGGACAAGCGTCGCACGCAGGGCCGGCGGCCCGCGCCGGAGCGAGTGACGGAGGCGACGGCCCAGTTGCTGGACGTGCTGGCCGACGTCCCCGCGATCGTACTCGGCCTGCGCAGTGACGTACTGGCGTGGAACCGCCTGGGTCACGCGCTGTTCGCCGGGCACCTGGACCGCGGCGCCCCGGACCTGCCGGGGCAGCGCCCCAACATGGCCAGACTGGTGTTCCTCGACTGTCACACCCGCGACCTGTACGCGGACTGGCCGAGCAAGGCCAGGGCGGTGGTGGGGAACCTGCGCGTGGTGGCGGCCCAGCATCCGCAGGACACCGCGTTGCATGCGCTGCTGGGTGAACTGAGCGCCAAGAGTGCGGAGTTCTCCTCGATGTGGGCCGATCATCGGGTCAGGGAGTGCACCGTCGCCACCTACGAGATGCGGCACCCGTTGATCGGCCCGCTGACCGTCGTCCAGCAAACCATGAGCCACGGGTCGGGCCCCCACACGGTGGTCGCCACCACGGAGGCGGGCTCCCCCTCGCGGGCCGCGGTGGCCCTGCTCGCCCAGACCATCACCCAGGACACCGTCGCGGCCGACCCGGTGCGGAGGGGGCCCCGGGCCGGCACTGCCTGA
- a CDS encoding SRPBCC family protein, translating into MSATTSEHDLFETLNASAYAFTRRAWVDAAPARVYDLVSDVSAIGRWSPNATDVTFDQGAGPRAGAWFSGRNRKDGREWTTRSQVVRADPGSAFAFVVGGAEDGIVRWSWTFDPQGRGTVVEQSWQLLRLDPVLGTTRGDLDALRDYMTTSVEATLVSLARWIAEE; encoded by the coding sequence TTGAGCGCCACCACCAGCGAACACGACCTCTTCGAGACCCTGAACGCATCGGCCTACGCCTTCACCAGACGCGCATGGGTCGATGCCGCGCCCGCCCGGGTCTACGACCTGGTCAGTGACGTGTCCGCGATCGGCCGCTGGAGCCCCAACGCGACCGACGTCACGTTCGACCAAGGCGCCGGTCCTCGGGCCGGCGCCTGGTTCAGCGGCCGCAATCGCAAGGACGGCAGGGAATGGACCACCCGCTCCCAGGTCGTACGAGCCGACCCCGGCAGCGCCTTCGCCTTCGTGGTCGGCGGCGCCGAGGACGGCATCGTGCGGTGGAGCTGGACCTTCGACCCCCAGGGGCGCGGAACCGTCGTCGAGCAGTCCTGGCAGCTCCTGCGCCTCGACCCGGTGCTGGGCACCACCCGCGGCGACCTCGACGCACTCCGCGACTACATGACGACCAGCGTCGAAGCCACGTTGGTCTCCCTCGCCCGGTGGATCGCCGAAGAGTGA
- a CDS encoding HIT domain-containing protein, whose amino-acid sequence MTATVMRRAAEPMAPYPTASSITSKGAAATRTVFHLHVHVVPRATHERLSLPWTPQDTGGTR is encoded by the coding sequence GTGACCGCAACCGTGATGCGCCGCGCTGCAGAGCCGATGGCCCCGTACCCGACCGCGAGCAGCATCACGTCGAAGGGGGCGGCGGCCACGCGGACCGTCTTCCACCTCCATGTCCACGTCGTGCCCCGCGCCACCCACGAGCGACTGTCACTGCCCTGGACCCCGCAGGACACCGGAGGAACCCGATGA
- a CDS encoding nucleoside 2-deoxyribosyltransferase domain-containing protein: MTVTPNLVYAREPLPAGGPSVFLAGPTPRADGPVPSWRPDAIGELTAQWTGRQPLTVLNPESRGGVRAAHYDDQVDWETDARRHADAILFWIPRDLVSLPGFTTNVEFGLDVATGRAVLGCPPDCPNPERNRYLVHVARRHGVPVAETLHDTVAAALALVISGKDHR; encoded by the coding sequence ATGACCGTGACCCCGAACCTCGTCTACGCCCGCGAACCGCTCCCCGCCGGCGGGCCGAGCGTCTTCCTCGCCGGGCCCACCCCGCGCGCCGACGGCCCCGTTCCCTCCTGGCGGCCCGACGCGATAGGCGAGCTCACGGCCCAGTGGACCGGCCGGCAGCCGCTGACCGTCCTGAACCCCGAGTCCCGGGGCGGTGTCCGCGCCGCACACTACGACGACCAGGTCGACTGGGAGACGGACGCCCGCCGCCATGCCGACGCGATCCTCTTCTGGATCCCCCGCGACCTCGTGTCGCTTCCCGGGTTCACCACCAACGTCGAGTTCGGTCTCGACGTCGCCACCGGCCGGGCCGTCCTCGGCTGCCCGCCCGACTGCCCCAACCCCGAACGGAACCGCTACCTCGTACATGTCGCCCGCCGCCACGGCGTACCCGTGGCCGAGACGCTGCACGACACCGTGGCCGCCGCGCTCGCCCTCGTCATCTCCGGGAAAGACCACCGGTAG
- a CDS encoding RidA family protein, whose protein sequence is MPRAVTLIRSASLSDVAEYAYAATAPAESRLIFLAGACPLNEDGSTAAIGDVAGQAARAVENMRTALTDSGASLHDVISTRVLVASHRREDLVTAWEVVRDTFGDHDVPSTLMGVTVLGYDGQLVEIEAIAAVLDS, encoded by the coding sequence GTGCCGCGTGCTGTCACGTTGATTCGCTCTGCCTCCCTGTCCGATGTCGCGGAGTACGCCTACGCGGCCACGGCCCCGGCCGAGTCGCGGCTGATCTTCCTGGCCGGAGCATGTCCTCTGAATGAGGATGGCTCCACTGCGGCGATCGGGGACGTCGCGGGGCAGGCGGCCAGGGCTGTGGAGAACATGCGGACCGCTCTGACGGACTCGGGCGCGTCACTGCACGATGTCATCAGCACCCGTGTTCTCGTTGCCTCTCACCGGCGGGAGGACCTGGTGACGGCGTGGGAGGTGGTCCGGGACACGTTCGGTGACCACGACGTGCCGAGCACGTTGATGGGTGTCACCGTGCTCGGCTATGACGGCCAGCTCGTAGAGATCGAAGCCATCGCCGCCGTGCTTGATTCCTGA
- a CDS encoding tryptophan 7-halogenase, giving the protein MDTKATTPAPVRETVIAGGTLTAWIAAARLASACQGTLRVTVLETPHRTEPQVTALAPTVQRDLFDRLGIPENAWMRASAASFNAAVKYVNWGVGENHFYIPQDGNPPDCEGFPLSDFWLLRRRTGQTVEPPDHACFREPPLMDARKSPRWLDGRAAIAYGWHADSTMLTHFLRRNAMETCGVRMVTGEILGAHRDENGMLTALRTTRGDLTADFFLDCTGSDSLILAGILGEPFTGAADRLVADSTLSLTLPHDSDLHGVEPHTTATAVAHGWTWRRPLVGRQGAGLVYASALTTPGEAARALRRALGLPHDRAEPTSTALRVGHTRRTWVKNCVALGGAAWFADPLADDQRVTLDLLDRLIRDFPSLDTREAAASRFNRAAADHYRAALDLARLRFAGSPRTDASFWTTQRSLPLPAELHAVVEAHRAGLSVTPDEAPLRTLLTALTPHTAAPPPALIHHPHALRTAEDHFTRIKRHQRVLGETLPDAHTYLARLHARAPHTPRGDSTITAMWTGGDLP; this is encoded by the coding sequence ATGGACACGAAAGCGACCACACCCGCCCCCGTCAGGGAAACAGTGATCGCCGGCGGTACCCTCACCGCCTGGATCGCCGCGGCCCGGCTGGCCTCCGCCTGCCAGGGCACGCTCCGCGTCACGGTCCTCGAAACCCCGCACCGCACCGAACCCCAGGTCACCGCCCTCGCGCCGACCGTGCAACGCGACCTCTTCGACCGCCTCGGCATTCCCGAGAACGCCTGGATGCGCGCGAGCGCGGCCTCCTTCAACGCGGCCGTGAAATACGTGAACTGGGGCGTCGGCGAGAATCACTTCTACATTCCCCAGGACGGAAATCCGCCGGACTGCGAGGGATTTCCCCTCTCCGATTTCTGGCTCCTCCGCCGTCGGACCGGACAAACCGTCGAGCCGCCCGACCACGCCTGTTTCCGCGAGCCGCCGCTCATGGACGCCCGCAAATCACCGCGCTGGCTGGACGGCCGCGCGGCCATCGCGTACGGCTGGCACGCGGACAGCACCATGCTGACCCACTTCCTGCGCAGGAACGCGATGGAGACCTGCGGCGTGCGCATGGTGACCGGCGAGATCCTCGGCGCCCACCGCGACGAGAACGGCATGCTGACGGCCCTGCGGACCACCCGGGGAGACCTGACGGCCGACTTCTTCCTGGACTGCACCGGCTCCGACAGCCTGATCCTGGCCGGCATCCTCGGCGAACCCTTCACCGGCGCGGCCGACCGTCTCGTCGCCGACAGCACGTTGTCCCTCACGCTTCCGCACGACAGCGACCTGCACGGCGTCGAGCCCCACACCACCGCCACCGCCGTCGCGCACGGCTGGACCTGGCGCCGCCCCCTGGTCGGCCGCCAGGGCGCCGGGCTCGTCTACGCGAGCGCCCTGACCACCCCCGGCGAGGCCGCCCGGGCCCTGCGCAGGGCCCTGGGCCTGCCCCACGACCGCGCGGAGCCGACTTCTACCGCCCTCCGGGTGGGTCACACCCGGCGCACCTGGGTCAAGAACTGTGTGGCCCTCGGTGGAGCCGCCTGGTTCGCCGACCCGCTGGCCGACGACCAGCGTGTCACGCTGGACCTCCTTGACCGGCTGATCCGGGACTTTCCGTCCCTCGACACCCGCGAAGCCGCCGCGAGCCGCTTCAACCGGGCGGCCGCCGACCACTACCGGGCCGCCCTCGACCTCGCCCGGCTCCGCTTCGCGGGCTCACCCCGCACCGACGCCTCGTTCTGGACCACCCAACGCTCCCTGCCCCTCCCCGCCGAGCTGCACGCCGTCGTGGAAGCCCACCGGGCCGGCCTCTCCGTCACCCCGGACGAGGCTCCCCTGCGCACCCTCCTGACCGCCCTGACCCCCCACACCGCGGCCCCGCCCCCGGCCCTGATCCACCATCCCCACGCCCTGCGGACCGCCGAGGACCACTTCACCCGCATCAAGCGCCACCAGCGCGTCCTCGGGGAAACCCTCCCCGACGCCCACACCTACCTCGCCCGACTGCACGCCCGCGCCCCGCACACCCCGCGCGGCGACAGCACGATCACCGCGATGTGGACCGGCGGCGACCTGCCGTGA
- a CDS encoding DUF6269 family protein, producing MFEKSRVQHPLEILTEIERGAAVDQEILLRDGATPWAELLADYVDALNELATRGTADNGYIATYGLDEGHAGGCG from the coding sequence ATGTTCGAGAAGTCCCGGGTCCAGCACCCCCTGGAAATTCTGACGGAGATCGAGCGCGGCGCGGCGGTGGATCAGGAGATCCTGCTGCGCGACGGTGCGACACCCTGGGCCGAACTCCTCGCGGACTATGTCGACGCGTTGAACGAACTGGCCACGCGGGGCACCGCGGACAACGGGTACATCGCCACCTACGGGCTCGACGAGGGGCACGCCGGCGGCTGCGGATGA
- a CDS encoding AfsR/SARP family transcriptional regulator gives MDFKLLGPVAAERDGRPIALDGAKQRTALAALLLAHGRVVTDERLTTLLWGWEPPSSSTHQLYTYVSRLRTRLGPDHGLERRGAGYRMDISSSALDWDRFRRLAETGRADLLAGRHADAERRLAEALALWTGPALSDVTEHLAAAEGPRMTETHLAATEHHAEAALALGRHDELIPSLTRQVIRHPVRERPRGQLMTALFRSGRQCDALSLYEEGRRVLADELGIDPGPELRALHQQILTATLPPPAAPARRTTTLAAPAAPAPAAPALAAQARPVPALLPAAPGDFTGREAQTREVLDALSSHQDVAVTGAPGTGKSALALRAAEHVRPAFPDGQLYADLRTPDGTPRTPWQVLGWFLDALGTAPAQLPAGLDERAQLYRTLLADRRVLIVLDNAADDTQVRPLLPGGGATRTLVTGVRPDLASLEGTRLVRLGPMTPTEATRLLARIAGSDRLAGDPQAVARIAEYCDRLPLALRIAAARLAARSDRPPAHLAGRLAAEDRRLGELRIGSLDVTTGLRHALDSLDPSTATAFAALTATDLPVLSPPDAAALLDLPLHEAEDLLDRLADARLLEPGPTDRDPVPRYHLMPLVRLFARTRVLTA, from the coding sequence ATGGACTTCAAGCTCCTCGGGCCGGTCGCAGCCGAGCGTGACGGCCGCCCGATCGCCCTCGACGGCGCCAAGCAGCGCACCGCGCTCGCCGCCCTGCTGCTCGCCCACGGCCGGGTCGTCACCGACGAGCGGCTGACCACGCTCCTCTGGGGCTGGGAGCCGCCCTCCAGCAGTACCCACCAGCTCTACACGTACGTCTCGCGGCTGCGCACCCGCCTGGGCCCGGACCACGGCCTGGAACGCCGCGGCGCCGGCTACCGCATGGACATCTCCTCCTCGGCCCTGGACTGGGACCGCTTCCGCCGCCTCGCCGAGACCGGCCGCGCCGACCTCCTCGCGGGCCGCCACGCCGACGCCGAACGCCGCCTCGCCGAGGCGCTCGCCCTGTGGACGGGCCCCGCCCTCAGCGACGTCACCGAGCACCTCGCCGCCGCCGAGGGGCCACGCATGACCGAGACGCACCTGGCGGCGACCGAACACCACGCCGAGGCCGCCCTCGCCCTGGGCCGTCACGACGAGCTCATCCCGAGCCTCACCCGGCAGGTCATCCGACACCCCGTACGGGAACGCCCGCGCGGCCAACTGATGACCGCGCTCTTCCGCAGCGGACGCCAGTGCGACGCCCTCTCCCTGTACGAGGAGGGCCGCCGCGTCCTGGCGGACGAACTGGGCATCGACCCGGGCCCCGAACTGCGCGCCCTCCACCAGCAGATCCTCACCGCCACCCTCCCCCCGCCCGCCGCCCCCGCCCGCCGGACGACCACCCTCGCCGCGCCCGCGGCCCCGGCGCCCGCGGCCCCGGCCCTTGCGGCACAGGCCCGGCCGGTCCCGGCCCTGCTGCCCGCCGCGCCCGGCGACTTCACGGGCCGGGAGGCGCAGACCCGGGAGGTCCTCGACGCCTTGAGCAGCCACCAGGACGTGGCCGTCACCGGAGCCCCCGGCACCGGCAAGTCCGCCCTCGCCCTCCGAGCCGCCGAACACGTCCGCCCCGCCTTCCCCGACGGCCAGCTCTACGCCGACCTCCGCACCCCCGACGGCACGCCGCGCACCCCCTGGCAGGTCCTCGGCTGGTTCCTGGACGCCCTCGGGACCGCCCCGGCCCAACTCCCCGCAGGCCTCGACGAGCGCGCCCAGCTCTACCGCACCCTCCTCGCGGACCGCCGCGTCCTGATCGTCCTCGACAACGCGGCCGACGACACCCAGGTACGCCCCCTGCTGCCCGGCGGCGGCGCCACCCGCACCCTCGTCACCGGAGTCCGGCCGGACCTCGCCTCCCTCGAAGGCACCCGCCTCGTACGCCTCGGCCCGATGACCCCCACCGAGGCGACCCGCCTCCTGGCCCGGATCGCCGGCTCCGACCGGCTCGCGGGCGACCCCCAGGCGGTCGCCCGCATCGCCGAGTACTGCGATCGCCTGCCGCTCGCCCTGCGCATCGCCGCGGCCCGGCTCGCCGCCCGCTCGGACCGCCCGCCCGCCCACCTCGCCGGCCGCCTCGCCGCCGAGGACCGCCGCCTGGGCGAACTGCGCATCGGCAGCCTCGACGTCACCACCGGGCTGCGGCACGCGCTGGACTCCCTCGACCCGTCCACCGCCACGGCGTTCGCCGCCCTCACGGCCACGGACCTGCCCGTCCTCTCGCCCCCGGACGCCGCCGCCCTTCTCGACCTGCCGCTCCACGAGGCCGAGGACCTCCTGGACCGGCTGGCCGACGCCCGCCTCCTGGAACCCGGTCCCACCGACCGCGATCCCGTCCCGCGCTACCACCTGATGCCGCTGGTACGGCTGTTCGCCCGGACCCGCGTCCTCACGGCCTGA
- a CDS encoding AfsR/SARP family transcriptional regulator encodes MLQVVFRILGPLDISADGRPVALQGARQRTIMSMLLLAPGRVVSVDTLADAVWQGNPPATARNQIAICVSALRKTLRTAVGIDDLLVTSHPGYMLHAGEHRIDAVEFEERAAEGREAARRGRTEEARAHFEEALAMWRGPALAGVVAERVEAEAERLTGLRLDMYEQLTALRLDLGQHRELIGELTGFVRAHPLREQALAHLMLAHYRSGRRAEALETYRDGARLLAEELGIDPGPAVQELHEDILADSPKLTLPTTATLQSTAATTTVPAHLPPAPASFTGRHQELATLDRLLDQLDGSSLPVGSITGTGGVGKTALAVHWSHQVAARFPDGQLFADLRGYDEEEEPRRPGAVLDRFLRALGVPGPQIPADQVERTALFRSVLGGRRILIVLDNARSFQQIRPLLPGTSGCCVLVTSRDSMSSRLAGDYALVPLNLGSLEQDESITLLSRVAGDDRLSGDPAGAARLSELCDRLPLALRIAAARLAAKPHWTVRTLVSRLEDQHRRLDELSLDARGVRAGLRLSYRDLPPDTARMFRLLGSLNVTEFSAWAGAALLDIHPVDAEDLIEQLVDAQLLEPLSATAGHVRYRFQDLLRLFARECALAEDGEGELRAALRRACGVWLALTKEAHRKVYGGDYTVVPGSAPLRELPSHLVESLVENPMEWFEAERSSITGLVQQAARGDESAYAWDLTMTSVTLFQNRNYLEDWRECGEAALTAARRTGDRLGEAAMLQSLATLEIIQYEYDSAYERLGLALHLFEEQGQHQGRALVLRNLAMCERHRGDTDRAVETGRRSLEIFRAVGDPYAEAHVLGLLAQFELERGDAQASLMLSSEAVARSRGLGTVRGEAQSTLRLAQALIHQGDGARAEEASRRALELVLGSGDRRGETHVLRALGEALWRQGKLEEAEAVARSALQVAEQVADVYLRARAAVVLGSVQALRSDRSGAASTFKSAADLFTEVGAQGWRARMDQVLVALAEGERGDLRGLFAFQP; translated from the coding sequence GTGCTTCAGGTGGTGTTCCGGATCCTGGGGCCACTGGACATCAGCGCCGACGGGCGACCCGTCGCCCTGCAAGGCGCCCGCCAGCGCACCATCATGTCCATGCTGCTGCTCGCGCCGGGCCGGGTGGTCTCCGTCGACACCCTCGCCGACGCCGTCTGGCAGGGAAACCCGCCCGCCACGGCCCGCAACCAGATCGCCATCTGTGTATCGGCCCTGCGCAAGACCCTCAGGACCGCGGTCGGCATCGACGACCTGCTCGTCACCAGCCACCCCGGATACATGCTCCACGCCGGCGAGCACCGCATCGACGCCGTCGAGTTCGAGGAGCGGGCCGCCGAAGGACGCGAGGCCGCCCGCCGCGGCCGCACCGAGGAAGCCCGCGCCCACTTCGAGGAAGCCCTGGCGATGTGGCGCGGCCCCGCCCTCGCCGGGGTCGTCGCCGAACGAGTGGAGGCGGAGGCCGAACGGCTCACCGGGCTCCGCCTCGACATGTACGAACAACTCACCGCCCTGCGCCTGGACCTGGGCCAACACCGCGAACTCATCGGGGAGCTCACCGGCTTCGTACGGGCGCACCCCCTGCGTGAACAGGCCCTCGCCCACCTGATGCTGGCCCACTACCGCTCCGGCCGCCGCGCCGAGGCCCTGGAGACCTACCGCGACGGGGCACGCCTGCTCGCCGAGGAACTCGGCATCGACCCCGGCCCCGCCGTCCAGGAACTCCACGAGGACATCCTCGCCGACTCCCCGAAGCTCACCCTGCCCACCACCGCGACCCTCCAGTCGACCGCCGCCACCACCACGGTGCCCGCCCACCTGCCCCCGGCCCCGGCCTCCTTCACCGGCCGCCACCAGGAACTCGCCACCCTCGACCGCCTGCTGGACCAGCTCGACGGTTCCTCCCTGCCCGTCGGTTCCATCACCGGCACCGGCGGCGTCGGCAAGACCGCGCTCGCCGTCCACTGGTCCCACCAGGTCGCCGCGCGCTTCCCCGACGGGCAGCTCTTCGCCGATCTGCGCGGCTACGACGAGGAGGAGGAACCCCGCAGGCCCGGCGCCGTCCTCGACCGCTTCCTGCGCGCCCTCGGCGTGCCCGGCCCCCAGATCCCCGCCGACCAGGTGGAACGCACCGCGCTCTTCCGCAGCGTCCTGGGCGGCCGCCGGATCCTGATCGTCCTGGACAACGCCCGCTCCTTCCAGCAGATCCGCCCCCTCCTGCCCGGCACGTCCGGCTGCTGCGTCCTGGTCACCAGCCGCGACAGCATGAGCAGCCGGCTCGCCGGTGACTACGCCCTGGTACCGCTGAACCTCGGCTCCCTCGAACAGGACGAGTCGATCACCCTGCTCTCCCGGGTGGCCGGCGACGACCGCCTGTCCGGCGATCCCGCGGGCGCCGCCCGACTCAGCGAACTGTGCGACCGGCTGCCCCTCGCGCTGCGCATCGCGGCCGCCCGGCTCGCCGCGAAGCCGCACTGGACCGTCCGCACCCTCGTATCGCGACTGGAGGACCAGCACCGCCGACTCGACGAGCTGAGCCTGGACGCCCGCGGGGTCCGCGCCGGGCTCCGGCTGAGCTACCGCGACCTGCCCCCCGACACCGCCCGCATGTTCCGCCTGCTCGGGTCGCTGAACGTCACCGAGTTCTCCGCCTGGGCCGGCGCCGCCCTTCTCGACATCCACCCGGTCGACGCCGAGGACCTCATCGAGCAGCTCGTCGACGCCCAGCTCCTCGAACCCCTCAGCGCCACCGCGGGCCACGTCCGGTACCGATTCCAAGACCTCCTCCGCCTCTTCGCTCGCGAATGCGCGCTTGCCGAGGACGGAGAAGGAGAACTGAGGGCCGCCCTGAGACGTGCCTGCGGGGTGTGGCTGGCGCTCACCAAGGAGGCCCACCGGAAGGTCTACGGCGGGGACTACACCGTCGTCCCCGGCTCCGCGCCCCTCCGCGAACTCCCCTCCCACCTGGTCGAATCCCTCGTGGAGAACCCCATGGAGTGGTTCGAGGCCGAACGCTCCTCCATCACCGGCCTCGTCCAGCAGGCGGCCCGCGGGGACGAGTCCGCGTACGCCTGGGACCTGACCATGACCAGCGTCACCCTCTTCCAGAACCGCAACTACCTGGAGGACTGGCGGGAATGCGGCGAAGCGGCCCTGACCGCCGCCCGCCGCACCGGCGACCGGCTGGGCGAGGCGGCGATGCTGCAGTCGCTCGCCACCCTGGAGATCATCCAGTACGAGTACGACAGCGCGTACGAGCGACTCGGCCTGGCCCTGCACCTGTTCGAGGAGCAGGGCCAGCACCAGGGGCGGGCCCTGGTGCTCCGGAACCTGGCGATGTGCGAGCGCCATCGCGGAGACACCGATCGGGCGGTGGAGACGGGCCGCCGCTCGCTGGAGATCTTCCGCGCGGTCGGTGACCCCTACGCCGAGGCACATGTACTGGGCCTGCTGGCGCAGTTCGAACTGGAACGGGGGGACGCTCAGGCGAGCCTGATGCTGTCGTCGGAGGCGGTGGCCAGAAGCCGAGGACTCGGCACCGTGCGGGGCGAGGCGCAGAGCACGCTCCGGCTCGCGCAGGCGTTGATCCACCAGGGCGACGGGGCGCGTGCGGAGGAGGCTTCCCGGCGCGCCCTGGAGCTGGTGCTCGGCAGCGGCGACCGCCGGGGCGAGACACACGTGCTGCGTGCACTGGGGGAGGCGCTGTGGCGCCAGGGGAAACTGGAGGAGGCCGAGGCGGTGGCACGCAGTGCTCTCCAGGTCGCGGAGCAGGTCGCGGACGTCTACCTGCGGGCGCGGGCGGCCGTCGTCCTCGGAAGCGTGCAGGCGCTGCGCTCGGACCGGAGCGGCGCCGCGAGTACGTTCAAGAGCGCGGCGGACCTCTTCACCGAGGTCGGCGCACAGGGGTGGCGAGCGCGGATGGACCAGGTCCTGGTGGCGCTCGCGGAAGGCGAACGGGGCGACCTGCGGGGCCTGTTCGCGTTCCAACCCTGA
- a CDS encoding acyl-CoA carboxylase epsilon subunit, with the protein MSGTSAPALQGPLAPPLFTIISGSPTPEELAAVTALLTLLTTPPDTGPAGPAEPGPAARWDRSDLPPPASWAAARP; encoded by the coding sequence ATGTCCGGCACTTCCGCACCCGCCCTCCAAGGACCCCTGGCGCCGCCCCTGTTCACGATCATCAGTGGCAGCCCCACCCCGGAGGAACTGGCCGCCGTCACGGCCCTCCTGACCCTCCTCACGACACCCCCCGACACCGGCCCGGCGGGACCCGCCGAGCCCGGGCCGGCCGCCCGGTGGGACCGAAGCGACCTCCCGCCGCCCGCCTCCTGGGCAGCGGCCCGCCCCTGA